The genomic interval ACCAAAGCTTTTCCGTTCAGCACCTAATTTCCTCACCCTGAGACTTTTTAAGTCATATTCTGGTCTGAGATCGTCTTCTATTTCTAGGTTATCCTTGTTCATAAGCTTCTCGTTCGGTTCGTGTTACAAGTCTGGCACTAATTAAACGAATAGAGTTTGTTCTTTCTGTATAGGACACAATTAATAAGCGTCCCTGATTTGACTCTCCAACTATAAGATAACGTTCTTCATCTACAGAATGATCTGGGTCGTAGAAATCTATATAGAGTGGGTCTTTAAAAACTGTTTTGGCTTCTTCAAAGGAAATTCCATGTTTTGACAGATTTTTTGTGGCTTTATTTTCATCCCATTCAAATTTCATGTAGTTATTATCAAGTTTAACATTTAGGAAAATAACAAATATATTTTACAGTTTTTGGTATAAAATAAATGCGTTTGCGTAGCGTCTCTTAGAGAAGGTATCGCTCTTACTCTACATCCATAAAATGCGATCGCTATTTACTCTACATCCATAAAATGCGTTAGCGAAGCGCACCGTAGGTATCGCACTCAACTCTACACCAGAAACGCGATCGCTATTTACTCTACATCAGAAATGCGATCGCTATTTACTCTACATCAGAAATGCGATCGCTATTTACTCTACATCCATAAAATGCGTTAGCGAAGCGCACCGTAGGTATCGCACTCAACTCTACACCAGAAACGCGATCGCTCTTTACTCTACATCAGAAATGCGATCGCTGTTTACTCTACCTCAGAAATGCGATCGCTATTTACTCTACATCAAAAATGCGTTAGCGAAGCGCACCGTAGGTATCGCTCTCAACTTTACATCAGAACTGCGATCGCTCTTACTTTACCTCAGAGATGCGATCGCTGTTTACTCTACCTCAGAAATGCGATCGCTATTTACTCTACATCAAAAATGCGTTAGCGAAGCGCACCGTAGGTATCGCTCTCAACTCTACATCAGAAATGCGATCGCTGTTTACTCTACATCCATAAAATGCGATCACTGTTTAATCTACATCAGAAATGCGATCGCTCTTTACTCTACATCAGAAATGCGATCGCTCTCAACTTTACATCCATAAAATGCGATCGCTCCTAACTCTACATCAGATAATGCGATCGCTCTCAACTTTACATCAATAGTGCGATCGCACTTCACCCTATATCTATAAAATGCGATCGCTCCTAACTTTACATCAATAAATGCGATCGCTATTCACTCTACATCAGATAATTTGATCGCTCTCACTTTACATCAGAAATGCGATCGCTCCCAACTCTACATCCATAAAATGCGATCGCTCTTAACTCTACATCAGATAATGCGTTAGCGAAGCTTACCGAAGGTATCGCTCCCGACTCTACATTGATATAGCTATACTCTTATTATGCAAGTCAATTTTTAAGAAACCAGCGCGAACTTCTTGATTTACCAGTACGATAAACATATTTTGATTCTCTTAAAAATGCACTTGTATAAGTGCTATTTTTATGTCCTAATAGATATGTTATATCCTCATTTGAGGCTTCTCCTACTTCCATTAAATACTCATATAATTTGACGTGTTTCTCTGAAGTTAGCATCTGAACAAAAAATGCTTTCCTAATTTCAAAAAACTCATTCCATGTTGGATTAACTCTTATAAAGATACCATCTTTGTTACCACACAACTCTACCTGTTCTATTCTTTCAACAGATTCTTTTACATCAAGCCATCCATTTCTTGAAACTCCGCTGACTCTTTGTATTACTTCGTTAACAGAAATTGCACCTTTTCTATATAGACTATTGATTATAATTAGATCAATCAGACCGTAATTATCAGGTTTTTCTTGTGTCACAACAAATATTCCAGGTAAAACTGATTCTGCCTGCATAATAACTTCTACAGAATTAAAAGATTCTTGAAATTTCGGAAACTCTCGACCATACATGAGTGAACCCAACCCCATTCTCTTAACACCCATTCCGGCTCTATCAACAAGTTGAAACTCCATCATGAGTTTGGCTAGAGCTTTATTTCGATGTCTTGGATGATGAATCGCAATATTATCTGATGTGACACCACCATAAAAATTACCTGGATTAGTAATTATCATTTCTGTTGAATCAAAGTCAACAGAGATCATTCCATCAATGGAGTAGTCACGATGAACAATTGCATTGATGAAAGCCTCATGGAATGCGATATCATCAAGAATAGGTACTTGGTACGTTTTATCTCTAAACTTTAATTCTAGCTTAACATTACATACTCCAAAACACTTTTTAGCTAATTTTACAGAATTCCAAATACATTCTTCCCTCACTTCATTTATGATAAGTTGACCTGTTCGAGTTTTCCAACTAAATCTGTACTCGTAAACACCCAGCCATTTTTTAATAACAACCGACTTGCCTAAAAATAAAAGACCAGACTTGGTAAGAGAACCATTGCTTGTTGCCCCAATTGCTTCTAAAAAAGCATTCTTGTCCGGCTTTGATTCTGGAGAATATTTTTTTCTATTACAATGATCTTCATAAGCTTCATCTATTGCTACAGGATTTAAAGAAGAAAACACATCTAGCTCAAGGATATCTGCGCTCCAGTCATAGTTTCGTAAATTAGTGACTGCTTGCCTAATCTCGTCAGGGTTCATAGGTCGGCTTGATCTACCGTCTCTAATACAAGTTTTTCCACTTGCTGTAGTTATCAAAGAATCACGTCTTTGAGGAACATGAATAACGAGATAATCTTTTGTTTCAAAATCTAAATATTCAGCCATTATATCAAAATAAGGTTTTATATTTCCTTTTATCCTTTGCTGAATTTCAATAACATCTCCACTTTCAAACCCAACAAGTTGACTCCCCCAATTCATATTATCTACATTATTACTATCTTTAACTCCAACAATAATAATTCCACCTTTCCAGTTGGCTAATGCTGATATTTCTTCAGCTAATTTCTGAGATTCGTTGTGTAGGGATTTAATATTTTTATATTCTTTAAATTCAACTTCCTCATTTTCAAGATTTTCGCTTGGTGTTACTTTGCATTCTGCCAATATTTCTCTTATTGAGTTTTGATCTTTAATTCTCATAACGGAGTTATTAATTGATGTTTTTATGTTTAACTATTTATTATACAAGAAGTTGATCAAGCATAACGGCAATAATACGCACATCATGAGTACGTTTACCCATTACCTTATTAGTTGTTACCAAATTTAACCAATTGGGAAAAATGTATTCAGACTCTTCCAGCAATGGGAAACGCTGACGAAGTTGGTGTATTGTGTTTCTGGTTTTTTCCACAGTCCACCCCAAACCATTAACTTCAAATGGTCGCGTAGCTACAACCCAAAACTCAACGAGTATTTGCGCTGTCAGCAAACATTCATCTCCCTGTGCGAGTAAGCGAGATATAGCCTCTGTTGCGAGGTGATGCTGAACATCAGAAGGATTACAGAAGCGCATCACAACATTAGTATCAAGAATATATCTCGTCATTCTTCGTAAATACTATCTCGACTAAAAGCTTCATCACTCAGACTCACACCAGTTTCAGGAAGTTGAGAAACCCAATCTCGAAACTCACTCGCCCTTGCTTCTGGTGTTAATTTTTGCCATAATGGAGTAGTGTCAGAAAACTTTTTAGATTGAAACTGAATAAAAGCTATAAAATCAGCTATTTTTTCCAGTTGTTCTTCATCGAGATGATCTAATTCTTGCTTGATTTTCTCTCGCAACATAACATAATTTAAGATTGTACAAATTAGACTGTAACAACAATCATTTTATAATTAGTCATTCCCCATTATCACTATATTCTAAATCAAGGTATCTTCTTTGCGCCTTTGCTCCTTCCCGTCTTTGCGCGAAACTTTAATCAAAATAAAGCATAATTAACCATTAACCAACACAGAAAAATCACTATGAACACACAACCTATCCGCGTCGGAGTTCTCGGTTTTGGTGGACTCGGACAAGCAGCCGCAAAACTCCTCTCCAGCAAACGGGAAATGATTCTCGTCGCAGCCGCAGACCAAAAAGGCTATGCTTACTCCACAGAAAGCTTAAACACCGAAGCTTGCATAACCACCTACCAAAAACAAGGTACAGTCGGCTATTTAGAACCAGTCGGGACATTAAGCAATAACAGCATTCAGGATTTAATTCAAGCCACAGGTAACGCTGTAGATGGTTATTTTCTGGCTTTACCCAACCTGCCTAACGACTTTATCCCCAACGTCGCTAAACAATTCATCCAAGCTGGTTGGAAAGGTGTGCTGGTGGATGCTATCAAACGCACCAGTGCAGTTGAACAACTCCTGTCCATGAAAGATGAACTCCAAGCCGCCGGAATTACTTACATGACTGGCTGTGGTGCTACCCCTGGACTATTAACCGCCGCCGCCGCTTTAGCTGCCCAAAGTTACGCCGAAATTCACAATGTAGTAATTACCTTTGGTGTGGGAATTGCTAACTGGGAAGCATATCGCGCCACAGTTCGGGAAGATATTGGTCATATGCCCGGTTATAGTGTGGAAACAGCTAGGGCGATGACTGACGCAGAGGTAGAAGCATTACTAGATAAAACCAACGGTGTGCTGACCTTGGAAAACATGGAACACGCCGATGATGTGATGTTAGAAATAACGGGAATTTGTTCACGGGATAGAGTGACAGTTGGTGGTGTAGTTGATACCCGCAACCCCAAAAAGCCTCTCAGTACCAATGTGAAAATTACCGGACGCACCTTTGAGGGTAAAATATCCACCCACACCTTTACATTAGGCGATGAAACCAGCATGGCGGCTAATGTGTGCGGTCCCGCCTTTGGTTATTTAAAAGCTGGTCAAGAATTACATCAACGTGGCATTTCCGGCTTATTTACCGCAGCGGAAATTATGCCTAAGTTTGTAAAATAGATGATTGGTGATAGGTCATGGGTAATTGGTTAATATTTCTATTATCTGTCACCTGTCACCTGTCACCTGTCACCTAGTCTAAGGAAGAATAAGATTCTTGATATTCTTCTTCTTCCAAAGTAGTAGGTGTTTGTATCACAAAAGGTAATTCTGCACCTATTAAACCTCGTTGGATACGTTCTGATGTTTGATTGAAAACTACAAACAGAGGATAGACAGTATTTGCACCTTCACTCAAAATATGACTATGACGGAAGGGCATGATCCATTCATATTCTTTATCTAACCAAACTTGGCATTGTCTCCATCTTCCTAATAAATCGGAAAAGTCTTCATGGGGACGATGAATAAATAGTAAGATTTCTACCCCAGTTTTAATTTTCCATTCTGGGTCACACATAATAATGGAAATATCACAGGGTAAAGCTCTTGTCTGTGAGGTTTTAGCTTCAATATCACGAAGCCGGACAATAGGTAAAGGAATAGTAATGACACTTTCAGAAGGACGACGCAAACTGGGTATCATCTCCAAATAGGGACGATGTTGTTTTAGTAGTGCGATCGCTGCTATATGATTGCTATATTCGGACAAACTAGCTTCATAAAGAGATCTTTGTACAGGCATAATATTAATTCAAACTTCAAACTTCAAAATAGATTGTTATCTAGTAACTGAGCCTTTATGTAAGTGTTATATTGAGTCTATCGCCAGGCTCAATATAACACTTGTCGAGAGCCTGATACATTTTACCCTGAGAATTTTGCTTTTCTGGACTAATCAACCGAGCTTTTCAAATACCTTAAACATCGGTAGATACATTGCCAGCAAAATCGTACCTACCATCCCCCCAAGAACCACAATCATTAAAGGTTCTAATACACTAGTCATTGATTTAACTGCCTGTTCTACTTCATCTTCATAAAAATCGGCAACTTTCATCAACATTCCATCTAATTCCCCTGTCTCTTCCCCAATCATCATCATCTGAACCGCCATAGCTGGGAAAACTTCGCCTTTTTTCAAAGCATCACTAATCATTCCCCCTTCTTGAACTTCTCGACGGGCTGCATCTATAGCATTAGCAATAACTTGGTTTCCTGATGTATCCCGCACAATTTCCAAACAAGTGATAATGGGTACACCTGAACGAGTTAAAGAACCAAAGGTACGGCTAAATCTAGCAACCGAAGATTTTTGGATTAAATCACCAAACAGGGGAACTTTAAGAGAAAGGCGATCAATAGTTTCTTTACCTACACGGGTTTTGTAATACTGCTTATAGGCAAAACTGGCAGCCATAAAGCCAGCAATAATCACAAAAGACCAATAACTTCGTAATATTTCACTACAAGTCATCAAGAATTGGGTGAGGGCTGGTAACTCTACTCCTATTTCTTTGAAAATGTTGGCAAAAATAGGAATTAGAAAAACCGTCATACCCACAAAGATAGCGGTTGCCAAAAAACCGACTACCACTGGATAAGACATAGCAGATTTGATTTGGTTTTGTAATCGCGCCATGTCTTCTAATAGTTTGGCTAGACGATTTAATACTTCATCTAATACACCACCTATTTCCCCAGCTTGAACCATACTCACATACAATCCATCAAAGCAATCAGGATGCTTCCGCATAGAATCGGAAAGGTTAATGCCAGTTTGCACATCATTACAAATCTCAATCAGAGCCTTTTTTAGTTTCGGATTGCTGCACTGTTCTGACAGCACACCCAAACCTCTAACAATTGCTACACCTGCATTTACCAAGGCAGCAAATTGACGAGAAAATACTGCTTTGTCTTTCACAGAAACCTTAACAAAGGAATTCTGAAATTTTTCCAAATTAAAGCGAGAAGCAAAAGTTTGAGATTCTTTTAGATCTTGAACTATAAAACCCTTATCTCTGAGATTAGTGCGTGCATCTGTTAAAGAATCAGCCACAAATTTTGCAGTTCGGGATTTTCCTTGAGAGTCCCGAACACGGGCAAGGTAGGTTGGCATAATATTAATTCAAGATTAGGTAATTGGTAGTTGAGAATTCATAATTTATAATTCATAATTCATAATTACCATGGGAACTACGAATTACGAATTAGAAAATTTAACGCGCTTTTGCACCAGGTTTTGCACCTGCTGGTGGTGCCGTTGCACCAATTAGACGTTGGACTTCATCGGGTTTAGAAGTCTTCGACATTGCTGATTCAAAGGAGATAGTTCCAGCTTTGTACATATCAGCTAAAACTTTCTCTAGAGTTTGCATACCTAATTTACCACCAGTTTGAATAGCTGAGTAAATTTGGGCTGTTTTACCTTCCCGAATCAAGTTAGAAATAGCGGGAGTGATAATCATAATTTCCTGCGCCATTACCCGACCATATTCACCTGGTTTGGGATTCTTCTTGGGTACTAAAGTTTGGCTAAAAACTGCCACTAAGGAGTTAGACAATTGTACCCGCACTTGGGTTTGTCTTTCCGCTGGGAAAACGTCAATCATCCGGTCAACGGTTTGAGAAGCGGAACTAGTGTGCAGTGTACCAAATACTAAGTGACCTGTTTCTGCAGCAGAAATCGCCAAAGAAATAGTTTCCAAGTCCCGCATTTCACCTACCAGAATGATATCTGGATCTTCCCGCAAAGCTGCTTTCAAAGCATTAGCAAAGCTTTTGGTATCTTCACCTAATTGACGTTGGTGAACTAGACTTTTGATTGGTTCATAAACGAATTCAACGGGGTCTTCAACGGTTAAAATATGCTCTGCCCTAGTGCGGTTAATTAAGTCAATCATGGCTGCTAGGGTAGTGGTTTTACCAGAACCTGTTGGACCTGTGACGAGAATTAATCCTCTAGGCTTTTCAGACATTTCCCGGACTATATCTGGCAAACCCAATTTGTCAAAGTTAGGAATTTTAGAACTTAAAGCTCGCAAACAAGCAGCATAAGCACCACGTTCTTTATAGACGTTTACCCGGAAGCGAGCTAATCCTTTGACACCATAGGAACAATCTAATTCCCATGTCTGTTCTA from Anabaena sphaerica FACHB-251 carries:
- a CDS encoding type IV pilus twitching motility protein PilT; the encoded protein is MEFMIEDLMEQLIDMGGSDLHLSAGLPPYFRISGKLTPIGDHILTADQCQRLIFSMLNNTQRKTLEQTWELDCSYGVKGLARFRVNVYKERGAYAACLRALSSKIPNFDKLGLPDIVREMSEKPRGLILVTGPTGSGKTTTLAAMIDLINRTRAEHILTVEDPVEFVYEPIKSLVHQRQLGEDTKSFANALKAALREDPDIILVGEMRDLETISLAISAAETGHLVFGTLHTSSASQTVDRMIDVFPAERQTQVRVQLSNSLVAVFSQTLVPKKNPKPGEYGRVMAQEIMIITPAISNLIREGKTAQIYSAIQTGGKLGMQTLEKVLADMYKAGTISFESAMSKTSKPDEVQRLIGATAPPAGAKPGAKAR
- a CDS encoding RNA-binding domain-containing protein, with protein sequence MRIKDQNSIREILAECKVTPSENLENEEVEFKEYKNIKSLHNESQKLAEEISALANWKGGIIIVGVKDSNNVDNMNWGSQLVGFESGDVIEIQQRIKGNIKPYFDIMAEYLDFETKDYLVIHVPQRRDSLITTASGKTCIRDGRSSRPMNPDEIRQAVTNLRNYDWSADILELDVFSSLNPVAIDEAYEDHCNRKKYSPESKPDKNAFLEAIGATSNGSLTKSGLLFLGKSVVIKKWLGVYEYRFSWKTRTGQLIINEVREECIWNSVKLAKKCFGVCNVKLELKFRDKTYQVPILDDIAFHEAFINAIVHRDYSIDGMISVDFDSTEMIITNPGNFYGGVTSDNIAIHHPRHRNKALAKLMMEFQLVDRAGMGVKRMGLGSLMYGREFPKFQESFNSVEVIMQAESVLPGIFVVTQEKPDNYGLIDLIIINSLYRKGAISVNEVIQRVSGVSRNGWLDVKESVERIEQVELCGNKDGIFIRVNPTWNEFFEIRKAFFVQMLTSEKHVKLYEYLMEVGEASNEDITYLLGHKNSTYTSAFLRESKYVYRTGKSRSSRWFLKN
- a CDS encoding BrnT family toxin → MKFEWDENKATKNLSKHGISFEEAKTVFKDPLYIDFYDPDHSVDEERYLIVGESNQGRLLIVSYTERTNSIRLISARLVTRTEREAYEQG
- a CDS encoding type II toxin-antitoxin system VapC family toxin, producing the protein MTRYILDTNVVMRFCNPSDVQHHLATEAISRLLAQGDECLLTAQILVEFWVVATRPFEVNGLGWTVEKTRNTIHQLRQRFPLLEESEYIFPNWLNLVTTNKVMGKRTHDVRIIAVMLDQLLV
- the bioU gene encoding (S)-8-amino-7-oxononanoate synthase BioU; translation: MNTQPIRVGVLGFGGLGQAAAKLLSSKREMILVAAADQKGYAYSTESLNTEACITTYQKQGTVGYLEPVGTLSNNSIQDLIQATGNAVDGYFLALPNLPNDFIPNVAKQFIQAGWKGVLVDAIKRTSAVEQLLSMKDELQAAGITYMTGCGATPGLLTAAAALAAQSYAEIHNVVITFGVGIANWEAYRATVREDIGHMPGYSVETARAMTDAEVEALLDKTNGVLTLENMEHADDVMLEITGICSRDRVTVGGVVDTRNPKKPLSTNVKITGRTFEGKISTHTFTLGDETSMAANVCGPAFGYLKAGQELHQRGISGLFTAAEIMPKFVK
- a CDS encoding type II secretion system F family protein; the protein is MPTYLARVRDSQGKSRTAKFVADSLTDARTNLRDKGFIVQDLKESQTFASRFNLEKFQNSFVKVSVKDKAVFSRQFAALVNAGVAIVRGLGVLSEQCSNPKLKKALIEICNDVQTGINLSDSMRKHPDCFDGLYVSMVQAGEIGGVLDEVLNRLAKLLEDMARLQNQIKSAMSYPVVVGFLATAIFVGMTVFLIPIFANIFKEIGVELPALTQFLMTCSEILRSYWSFVIIAGFMAASFAYKQYYKTRVGKETIDRLSLKVPLFGDLIQKSSVARFSRTFGSLTRSGVPIITCLEIVRDTSGNQVIANAIDAARREVQEGGMISDALKKGEVFPAMAVQMMMIGEETGELDGMLMKVADFYEDEVEQAVKSMTSVLEPLMIVVLGGMVGTILLAMYLPMFKVFEKLG